From a region of the Chlorocebus sabaeus isolate Y175 chromosome 23, mChlSab1.0.hap1, whole genome shotgun sequence genome:
- the HNRNPA0 gene encoding heterogeneous nuclear ribonucleoprotein A0, whose protein sequence is MENSQLCKLFIGGLNVQTSESGLRGHFEAFGTLTDCVVVVNPQTKRSRCFGFVTYSNVEEADAAMAASPHAVDGNTVELKRAVSREDSARPGAHAKVKKLFVGGLKGDVAEGDLIEHFSQFGTVEKAEIIADKQSGKKRGFGFVYFQNHDAADKAAVVKFHPIQGHRVEVKKAVPKEDIYSGGGGGGSRSSRGGRGGRGRGGGRDQNGLSKGGGGGYNSYGGYGGGGGGGYNAYGGGGGGSSYGGSDYGNGFGGFGSYSQHQSSYGPMKSGGGGGGSSWGGRSNSGPYRGGYGGGGGYGGSSF, encoded by the coding sequence ATGGAGAATTCCCAGTTGTGTAAGCTGTTCATCGGCGGCCTCAATGTGCAGACGAGTGAGTCGGGCCTGCGCGGCCACTTTGAGGCCTTTGGGACTCTGACGGACTGCGTGGTGGTGGTGAATCCCCAGACCAAGCGCTCCCGTTGCTTTGGCTTCGTGACCTACTCCAATGTGGAGGAGGCCGACGCCGCCATGGCCGCCTCGCCCCATGCCGTGGACGGCAACACTGTGGAGCTGAAGCGGGCGGTGTCCCGGGAGGATTCGGCGCGGCCCGGTGCCCACGCCAAGGTTAAGAAGCTCTTTGTCGGGGGCCTTAAGGGAGACGTGGCTGAGGGCGACCTGATCGAGCACTTCTCGCAGTTTGGCACCGTGGAAAAGGCCGAGATTATTGCCGACAAGCAGTCCGGCAAGAAGCGTGGATTCGGCTTCGTGTATTTTCAGAATCACGACGCGGCAGACAAGGCTGCGGTGGTCAAGTTCCATCCGATTCAGGGCCATCGCGTGGAGGTGAAGAAGGCAGTCCCCAAGGAGGATATCTACTCCGGTGGGGGTGGAGGCGGCTCCCGATCCTCCCGGGGCGGCCGAGGCGGCCGGGGGCGCGGCGGTGGTCGAGACCAGAACGGCCTTTCCaagggcggcggcggcggttACAACAGCTACGGTGGTtacggcggcggcggtggcggcggctaCAATGCTtacggaggcggcggcggcggttcGTCCTACGGTGGGAGCGACTACGGTAACGGCTTCGGCGGCTTCGGCAGCTACAGTCAGCATCAGTCCTCTTATGGGCCCATGaagagcggcggcggcggcggaggcaGCAGCTGGGGCGGTCGCAGTAATAGTGGACCTTACAGAGGCGGctatgggggtgggggtggctatGGAGGGAGCTCcttctaa